The following are encoded together in the Natronolimnobius sp. AArcel1 genome:
- a CDS encoding carbohydrate ABC transporter permease, translating to MATESESGGPDSDEGILIGGDSETERGRSGNAVINWMENLSEAAYAYLLLIPAFALLALIAFYPLVMTFVMSLREDRTRGLEPLGGFVGVENYVDILTGNARLARQFMDVTLSTSFPFLEFGVPLLQQALFVTLGFAVISVILETVIGFGQAYVLDQDFRGRRWVRVAIILPWAVPIVIQGMIFFLLFQPTVGFGSDLMQWLGIFGADPLADSQDSFIIILVADIWKSAAFMALLILAGLQSVDRSLYDVARVAGASPWQRFKMITLPLVMPALLVAMLFRTMDAMRVYGLIESTAGCTTVPSLTCLVVEAMFGGTRIYATAAAVAFMTALVIGLIISVYVFFFRDTEGGLY from the coding sequence ATGGCAACTGAATCAGAGAGTGGCGGCCCCGACAGTGACGAGGGGATTTTGATTGGTGGCGATAGCGAAACCGAACGCGGGCGCAGCGGCAACGCCGTCATCAACTGGATGGAGAATCTGAGCGAGGCCGCCTACGCCTACCTCCTCTTGATCCCCGCGTTCGCCCTGCTCGCGCTCATCGCGTTCTATCCGCTGGTGATGACGTTCGTCATGTCCCTGCGCGAGGATCGCACCCGCGGCCTCGAGCCACTGGGCGGCTTCGTCGGCGTCGAAAACTACGTCGACATCCTCACCGGGAACGCCCGCCTCGCCCGGCAGTTCATGGACGTAACGCTCTCGACGTCGTTCCCCTTCCTCGAGTTTGGCGTCCCGTTGCTCCAGCAAGCGCTGTTCGTCACGCTCGGCTTTGCGGTGATCAGCGTTATCCTCGAGACGGTGATCGGCTTCGGACAGGCGTACGTGCTGGATCAGGATTTCCGCGGCCGGCGCTGGGTTCGGGTTGCGATTATCCTCCCGTGGGCGGTGCCAATTGTGATACAGGGGATGATCTTCTTCCTGCTGTTCCAGCCGACGGTCGGTTTCGGCAGTGACCTGATGCAGTGGCTCGGCATTTTCGGTGCTGATCCGCTCGCGGACAGTCAGGATTCGTTCATCATCATCCTCGTCGCGGACATCTGGAAGTCGGCGGCGTTCATGGCCTTACTGATTCTTGCAGGCCTTCAGAGCGTCGACCGCAGTCTGTACGATGTCGCACGCGTCGCGGGCGCGTCGCCGTGGCAGCGCTTTAAGATGATCACGCTGCCGCTGGTGATGCCCGCCCTGCTGGTCGCGATGTTGTTCCGAACGATGGACGCGATGCGCGTCTACGGGCTGATCGAATCGACTGCGGGCTGTACGACCGTGCCGTCGCTGACGTGTCTCGTCGTCGAGGCGATGTTCGGCGGGACGCGTATCTATGCCACGGCGGCGGCAGTCGCGTTCATGACCGCACTCGTGATTGGCCTGATCATCTCGGTGTACGTGTTCTTCTTCCGTGACACCGAGGGAGGGCTCTACTGA
- a CDS encoding deoxyribodipyrimidine photo-lyase, whose product MIVHWHRRDLRGPDNTALARAAERDRVVPVFVLDPTILEHASPIRVACLRRALASLRAWYRERDSDLVLAQGEASGVIPALAAEYGADAVHWNADYSGLASERDRAVTAALEDADVTVRTCHDHVCHEPGSISPNQGEHYSVFSYFWKKWRDREKQSPFDAPAAATLASDLDTADDVPTLETLGFDEPAADPPTVTREAGLDHLERFCAESIGAYDSEREYPAIEGTSKLSVHFKWGTLGPREVYDATTDALEGASADEREGIESFQRQLAFREFYAHVLAFNPEIVTSNFSSYEADIEWRNDPDELEAWKAGETGYPIVDAGMRQLLAEGWVHNRVRMLVASFLTKDLLVDWRRGYDWYRQQLADHDTANDVGGWQWAASTGMDAQPYFRVFNPMKQGREYDPDATYIKRYVPELEGVPAEVIHDWCDCSSSDRERLAPEYPAPIVDHGERREQAIETFEQARE is encoded by the coding sequence ATGATCGTCCACTGGCATCGTCGTGATCTTCGCGGGCCGGACAACACCGCACTCGCACGCGCCGCCGAACGTGACCGCGTTGTTCCGGTGTTCGTCCTTGACCCCACGATTCTCGAGCACGCCTCGCCGATTCGCGTCGCTTGTCTCCGACGTGCACTGGCGTCGCTTCGGGCGTGGTATCGCGAGCGCGACAGCGACCTGGTACTCGCTCAGGGGGAAGCAAGTGGTGTGATTCCGGCACTCGCTGCGGAGTACGGTGCTGACGCCGTCCACTGGAACGCTGATTACAGTGGCCTTGCCAGCGAGCGTGATCGAGCTGTGACGGCCGCTCTCGAGGATGCAGATGTTACGGTCCGAACGTGTCACGACCACGTTTGTCATGAGCCAGGCTCGATTTCGCCGAATCAGGGCGAACACTACTCGGTGTTTTCGTACTTCTGGAAGAAGTGGCGCGACCGTGAGAAACAATCGCCGTTCGACGCGCCCGCAGCCGCGACCCTCGCGAGCGACCTCGACACTGCGGACGACGTTCCGACGCTCGAGACACTGGGTTTCGACGAGCCGGCTGCGGACCCACCCACGGTGACACGCGAGGCAGGACTCGACCACCTCGAGAGATTCTGTGCGGAGTCGATCGGCGCGTACGATAGTGAACGCGAGTATCCCGCAATTGAGGGGACCTCGAAGCTCTCGGTGCACTTCAAGTGGGGAACCCTCGGCCCACGAGAGGTGTACGACGCAACTACGGACGCACTCGAGGGGGCGTCGGCTGACGAGCGCGAGGGGATCGAGTCGTTCCAGCGCCAACTCGCATTTCGCGAGTTCTATGCACACGTCCTTGCGTTCAATCCGGAGATTGTCACGTCGAACTTCAGTAGCTATGAGGCCGATATCGAGTGGCGAAACGACCCCGACGAACTCGAGGCGTGGAAAGCCGGTGAAACGGGATATCCGATCGTCGATGCGGGGATGCGCCAACTGCTTGCGGAGGGATGGGTCCACAACCGCGTTCGGATGCTGGTCGCTTCGTTTCTGACGAAGGATCTGCTGGTCGACTGGCGGCGTGGATACGACTGGTATCGACAGCAACTCGCCGATCATGACACAGCAAACGACGTCGGCGGCTGGCAGTGGGCTGCCTCGACAGGGATGGATGCCCAACCCTACTTCCGGGTGTTCAATCCGATGAAACAGGGCCGCGAGTACGACCCGGATGCGACGTATATCAAGCGATATGTTCCAGAGCTTGAGGGCGTTCCGGCAGAGGTGATTCACGACTGGTGTGATTGCTCGAGTAGTGACCGCGAGAGACTTGCACCCGAGTATCCGGCACCGATCGTTGATCACGGCGAGCGTCGCGAGCAGGCAATCGAGACGTTCGAACAAGCGCGGGAGTGA
- a CDS encoding carboxypeptidase-like regulatory domain-containing protein codes for MRVERTLVLELERHEVTVGDTVTVRVRDTANRPIEGARIDAGPGVYWTDKTGRCRLSFSTPGFQKLVARKAGTDRVSYNPATALVRALPRSRAPWLAR; via the coding sequence ATGCGAGTCGAACGAACGCTCGTGCTCGAACTCGAGCGCCACGAGGTAACGGTCGGTGACACAGTCACCGTCCGCGTGCGAGACACGGCGAACAGACCGATCGAAGGGGCGCGTATCGACGCAGGACCAGGGGTGTACTGGACGGATAAAACCGGCCGCTGTCGGCTCTCGTTTTCTACGCCCGGCTTTCAGAAATTGGTTGCGAGAAAAGCGGGTACCGACCGCGTCTCATACAATCCGGCGACAGCGCTCGTTCGGGCGCTTCCGCGCTCGAGAGCGCCGTGGCTTGCACGGTGA
- a CDS encoding carbohydrate ABC transporter permease: MTDDTMSHDDTADDNGDDRLDDGVPEHWKHVQRLADGGQPGGQADHGAVFDDDGDVELDRGPIERWAANAIKNPERTYRAMFYTATIFFLFTTLFPFYWLLMVALTPEGQQQDIILTPNGFNPGAFIEVFQVLPFHWYMFNSFVIATASTIIVLVVGSLAGYAFGRLQFPGKIPLMLLVLVISFFPPAAFFIPLNDLFNTSFFALEPITGDGTLYNTPGAMVLPLSAIFMPLAIFILTTFYSQIPDGLEDAARVEGTTRLGALFRVIIPLSAPGVATAGVLTFIAVYNEFFFSFLMTDGQPENWAPILEGILGYQGQYEVMYHLMAASSIIGVIPVAILVIVAQEKIVSGLTAGALKE, encoded by the coding sequence ATGACCGACGACACCATGTCACACGACGATACAGCAGACGACAACGGCGACGACCGATTGGACGACGGCGTCCCTGAACACTGGAAGCACGTACAGCGGCTGGCTGACGGCGGCCAGCCCGGCGGACAGGCCGACCACGGCGCGGTGTTCGACGACGACGGCGATGTCGAACTCGACCGCGGCCCAATCGAACGCTGGGCAGCAAACGCGATCAAAAACCCCGAGCGGACCTACCGTGCGATGTTCTACACCGCGACGATCTTCTTCCTGTTTACGACGCTGTTCCCGTTCTACTGGCTGCTTATGGTCGCGCTCACCCCTGAAGGCCAGCAACAGGACATCATCCTCACGCCGAACGGCTTCAACCCCGGCGCGTTCATCGAGGTCTTTCAGGTCCTGCCGTTTCACTGGTATATGTTCAACAGCTTCGTCATCGCGACCGCCTCGACGATCATCGTCCTGGTCGTCGGGAGCCTCGCTGGCTACGCCTTCGGCCGTCTGCAGTTCCCCGGGAAGATCCCGCTCATGCTGTTAGTGCTCGTGATATCGTTCTTCCCACCAGCGGCCTTCTTCATCCCGCTGAACGACCTCTTTAACACCTCGTTCTTCGCCCTCGAGCCGATCACTGGCGATGGCACCCTCTACAACACGCCGGGTGCGATGGTCCTGCCGCTGTCAGCTATCTTCATGCCACTCGCGATTTTCATCCTCACAACCTTTTACAGCCAGATTCCGGACGGTCTCGAGGATGCTGCCCGTGTCGAGGGGACCACGCGCCTCGGTGCACTGTTTCGCGTGATCATCCCGCTGTCGGCCCCCGGCGTCGCCACCGCGGGCGTCCTGACGTTCATCGCCGTTTACAACGAGTTCTTCTTCTCGTTCCTGATGACCGACGGCCAACCGGAGAACTGGGCACCGATTCTCGAGGGGATCCTGGGTTACCAGGGCCAATACGAGGTGATGTACCACCTGATGGCCGCCTCGAGCATCATCGGCGTGATTCCGGTCGCGATCCTCGTGATCGTGGCTCAGGAAAAGATCGTGAGCGGACTGACCGCAGGCGCACTCAAAGAGTAA
- a CDS encoding ABC transporter ATP-binding protein, with translation MARVQLENITKRYEDVTAVDDVSMEIEDGEFVTFVGPSGCGKSTTMETVAGLTKPTEGQVYIGNDEVTNLAPKDRGVAMVFQNIALFPHMDVFENISFGLRLRTYDDDEIQRRVERAAEIVQLEGMLDRMPDEMSGGQRQRVAIARAIVRNPDVFLMDEPLANLDAKLRVHMRTELQRLHRELGTTIIYVTHDQAEAMTMSDRIAVLNKGKLQQIAPPLTCYNEPANRFVAGFIGSPSMNFAEGQLVADGLETDHFRVDIDPADVPGGGVGDSVTLGIRPEDVHLERGADSLPDSTEMISARTDVLEPMGDEVFVYLLLAEGVEHSMEQDPTASSDQLLMSVTPDTEIAEGQDVNVVLDRSKIHLFDTTNGDALRHGLIDQSAHDSDTTRTEADS, from the coding sequence ATGGCACGAGTTCAACTCGAGAACATCACGAAACGCTACGAGGACGTAACGGCAGTCGACGACGTCAGCATGGAGATCGAGGACGGCGAATTCGTCACCTTCGTCGGCCCCTCGGGGTGTGGCAAGTCGACGACGATGGAGACCGTTGCCGGCCTGACGAAACCCACCGAGGGCCAGGTCTACATCGGGAACGACGAGGTCACGAACCTCGCCCCCAAGGATCGAGGCGTTGCGATGGTGTTCCAGAACATCGCCCTGTTCCCCCACATGGACGTCTTCGAGAACATCTCGTTCGGGCTCCGCCTGCGAACCTACGATGACGACGAAATCCAACGCCGCGTCGAACGCGCCGCAGAGATCGTCCAACTCGAGGGGATGCTCGACCGGATGCCCGACGAGATGTCCGGCGGACAGCGCCAGCGCGTTGCGATTGCCCGCGCAATCGTGCGCAACCCCGACGTATTCTTGATGGACGAGCCACTCGCGAATCTGGACGCCAAACTCCGAGTGCACATGCGGACGGAACTCCAACGACTCCACCGCGAACTCGGGACGACGATCATCTACGTCACGCACGATCAGGCCGAGGCGATGACGATGAGCGACCGGATTGCCGTCCTAAACAAGGGAAAACTCCAGCAGATCGCGCCACCACTGACCTGTTACAACGAGCCAGCAAATCGCTTCGTCGCCGGCTTCATCGGCTCGCCGTCGATGAACTTCGCCGAGGGTCAACTTGTCGCGGACGGTCTCGAGACCGACCATTTCCGCGTCGATATCGACCCAGCCGACGTTCCCGGCGGTGGAGTCGGCGATTCTGTGACGCTTGGCATCCGGCCGGAAGATGTCCACCTCGAGCGAGGTGCGGACTCGCTTCCGGACTCAACGGAGATGATCAGCGCACGGACGGACGTCTTAGAGCCGATGGGCGATGAGGTGTTCGTCTATCTGTTGCTTGCCGAGGGCGTCGAACACTCGATGGAGCAAGACCCCACCGCATCGTCAGACCAGTTGCTCATGAGCGTCACGCCGGATACGGAAATCGCAGAAGGCCAGGACGTCAACGTCGTCCTCGACCGTTCAAAGATCCATCTCTTCGACACCACGAACGGGGATGCACTTCGACATGGGCTCATAGACCAATCGGCGCACGACTCAGACACCACACGAACGGAAGCCGACAGTTGA
- a CDS encoding Gfo/Idh/MocA family protein yields MTMDRSDIRTGIVGLGNIGQYHAERLVDLDVPLVGGMDVATEARTRFGRRYDVDVYEDHQELYDIVDAVIITTPNKYHESYAVDAFERDLHVLLEKPLAHSLESAERIAQAARETESHCMVGFNNRFANTVEIVKNRTERGELGEVTHVEANYVRRRGIPGRGSWFTRRQIAGGGALIDLGVHAIDLALYLLDYPEIEEVMGVTRSDFGSREEYTYLEMWGEDAGPAGFDVDDSASAFVRCADDRTIALEVAWATNRPSTHEFVASGTESAAQFDLLEGDLRLYSVGPDKPNHLEDTAIETRQNDTHRAEQRAFFDGIVVGDNGYADSVEQALTVQQVISAIYRSSEMGQTVTVGE; encoded by the coding sequence ATGACAATGGACCGAAGCGATATTAGAACTGGAATCGTTGGCCTCGGGAACATCGGACAGTATCACGCCGAGCGACTGGTCGACCTTGACGTACCACTCGTCGGTGGAATGGACGTCGCAACGGAGGCACGAACACGGTTTGGGCGCCGCTACGATGTCGACGTCTACGAAGACCACCAAGAGTTGTACGACATTGTCGACGCTGTCATCATCACAACCCCAAACAAATACCACGAATCCTATGCTGTCGACGCGTTCGAACGCGACTTGCACGTCCTCCTCGAGAAACCACTGGCTCACTCACTCGAGAGCGCCGAGCGAATTGCACAGGCCGCCCGCGAAACGGAGAGTCACTGCATGGTGGGGTTCAACAATCGGTTTGCAAACACCGTCGAAATCGTCAAAAACCGGACCGAACGCGGCGAGTTGGGTGAGGTCACACACGTCGAGGCCAACTACGTCCGGCGGCGGGGCATCCCCGGCCGAGGGTCGTGGTTTACCCGCCGGCAGATTGCTGGCGGGGGCGCGTTGATCGACCTCGGCGTCCACGCGATTGACCTCGCACTCTACTTGCTCGACTACCCCGAAATCGAGGAGGTTATGGGCGTCACCCGCAGCGATTTCGGCTCGAGAGAGGAGTACACCTACCTCGAGATGTGGGGCGAAGACGCCGGTCCAGCCGGGTTCGACGTCGACGACTCTGCGAGCGCGTTCGTTCGCTGTGCCGACGACCGAACGATTGCCCTCGAGGTTGCGTGGGCGACGAATCGACCCTCGACACACGAGTTCGTCGCCAGTGGGACCGAATCCGCCGCACAATTTGACCTGCTCGAGGGAGACCTGCGATTGTACTCAGTTGGTCCGGACAAACCGAATCATCTCGAGGATACAGCCATTGAAACGCGCCAGAACGATACCCACCGGGCCGAACAGCGGGCGTTTTTCGACGGCATCGTAGTAGGCGATAACGGCTACGCCGACAGTGTCGAACAGGCACTGACTGTCCAGCAGGTAATTTCAGCAATCTATCGCTCGAGTGAGATGGGCCAGACAGTCACTGTCGGAGAGTAA
- a CDS encoding HalOD1 output domain-containing protein, whose product MSAPDEQSSVTNDVTPSRAIIDAVARAEGVGITEVEPPAYAPLYAAVNPESLDQLIASSSATNGVLRLVFEYEDYEVTVTGDGSVSLTPLERA is encoded by the coding sequence ATGTCCGCTCCAGATGAACAGTCGTCGGTCACTAACGACGTGACGCCGAGTCGGGCGATCATCGACGCTGTTGCACGGGCGGAAGGCGTTGGCATTACTGAGGTTGAACCACCAGCGTATGCCCCGTTGTACGCGGCGGTCAATCCGGAGTCGCTCGACCAACTGATCGCCTCATCGTCGGCGACAAACGGAGTCCTACGACTCGTTTTCGAGTATGAAGACTACGAGGTCACCGTCACTGGCGACGGTTCTGTCTCTCTGACTCCCCTCGAGCGGGCGTAA